CGATCCGCTCGCCCAGCCTCGGCGCTAAGATACCCGATCAGTTCCCTTCTCACGGCACCGCGTTCCGTAACGTCGCCTCGCCCGACCCCGCTCGCTCCAGGGACGTCCACAAGACCAACGACGATGTAAATACTCAGAATAATTTTAAGACATGTAAATTTAAAACGAAGGACAAGTATTCGGTGAGCAAGGGATCGAGTTACTTCACTAGAGGTTCGGAGGAAATCTGGCTCGTGAAGAAGAAGGATATAGAGGAGATCGAGGAGAGGGTTTTGGATTCGTTTCGTCGGGCGGGCGGGAACGTGTGCATGCGCAGTGAGTCGGTGCGGCCGGCGTCGGACAGCGGCGGCGCCACGTTCTCGCACGCGACGAtggggcggcgcgcgcgcggcgCCTACGCGCGcagcgagtcgctggacccgcagtGGGCGGGCGGCCGGGCACATACACTGAAGCGGCAGGCGTCGGTGGCGTGCACGTGCGGGCACGACAAGAAGCCGCGTGCCCGCGCCGCcgagcccgcgccgcgcccgcgctcgCGCTCGCACGGCGACGACAACGCGCACGCGCACGTGCTCGACAAGTACGAGACGCTCGTCTAACCCGACCCAGTCCAGACGTCGTTATTGTGATATTTGCCACTGTCGAGTCAACACGCGTCCCAAATAAGTTAACGAGTCTAAAGTCAGCTGTTTGGCTTTGCAGTAGAATTGATTAGTACAATATTTTCCTACTGTGCTTCTACACTAACTTCAGGATCGTTAGGTTATTCTGGACGTACTGTAAATGACGTTTACGGATGTCTTCATATAAACCTCGATCGATGTATTTCTCTCTTCAAGGGAAGTATCTCTCATATCTATGTTTGTTCCATTTTTACTGTATCCTACGTATATAGTATAGGCTATTAGGTCACAGgtcgatattataaataaaacatggtgCATTGCACGGAATGTCGTTTGATCCATATAATATGCATAAAGTCGTGTTTAAAATATATCAGATGAAAGTTTATTGGCTAGTCTTAGGGAGAGTACGGACAGACGTAAATATATGTTTCATaatgtaaaaccaaaaatatatatacgcAATATTGATTATAACGGTAGTGACGAGAAATGGATAGATAGATAGTAGTACTATAAAATTTACTCTTCCTTATAAAAAGAATGGTGGCAGAATGGAGTTTAGTTACGTTGACAATATGTAGCGGTCCTTTGAGTAATGGTTTCACTGCTGCAGTTTGACTGAGACGAGGCCCACCTTAGCACAACGCATGGTGCTTATTGCTTGTTAgtcaatttgaatattttcctTGACCTTCCAAACCCGTTTTGTAAACGGTTGTGAAATTACGTTTGAGATTCTAcatatatgtttatttatgaattttgaaaatgaaaaatgctTTAAACAGAATTATGAAGTTGCTAGTCGATGTTTTGTATTCAAACAATAAGGTGCGTCATTATGATTTAATGAGAATGTTCTGTCTAGTAATCATATAAATGAATGTCCTCTAATATTACTTATGAAGAATTATTTCCATTAGGCACGTTTGTTAGGTGGAAAAGTAAGATGCCTATCCCTATATGTAAGATTGCAATGTCtaaagtataataaaatgttttttgtaatttcatatAATATGTGACCTGCGTATGTAGTGCCAATTACATATATCGATTGTATATTTTCCTCAAAATAATACGACTTACTTccattttatacattttgtacCACCAGATAGTGGAAAATTATATTGGAATTTGTTTCTTGTATCGTATCGTAATTTTAGGTAAGAAAGGAATCTCAAAGTTTTCTTTCAACTATCTCTCTCTATACAATATGATATTCTGTGTGAGCTACTTGTATTCCCTAACATATACATTCCGAAGTGTTTAGTTGCTCACTGTTCCCACGCGACTGTTCCATACgttttaatgttaaaatgaGCAACGAATGTGTACCAAATTTTCTAAATATGTAGTGTTGTACCTAGCTAGGCATAAGTTTACAAATTCATTTGTGTATGTACCTTGTCttatgatttttataaaatagtaaaGTGAACATTCTTGCGTTTGCTTTGTTTTGACtctaattaaaatacttataggatatcctaattttataattaaaaaccatCCTAAATTATTCCTGTATAATGAAAATAGTTTCTACCTGATAATTTAAACGTTTTGTAAGTTATTGAACCCGccatttttgtaaataacaagTCTTGTCTCTTGAGTAATCGATGATATGAATTCAGGTGTATCTTGTATTTAATCCAGATATAATTTATACTACGCTATGGAACTCGGAAACGTCTACTTTGGTTGCGTAATAATCAATATGAGCAGCATGTAGAATAGTAGTGTAATGTACGTAACGGTCACGATAAAGTAGTAAGAGATGTAATTATAGCTGTAAGGAAATGATAAAgcatgttttatattatgtagaaaTACGAGCGCCTCTTTATGTTGCCGTCGATGGCAAttgctaattatttatttgcattttttcttaaatgtttataatttttaatattaaaatggaaaGCAAATTGTTGTAATCGCTGATTAGTCCACAAATACGACGTCAGTTATTGGTTACAATGTGACAGGAATCTTGAGGAACTAAAGCAGCTCGTAGTTATGTGGTAACCAATGATGGTGTCGAGCTATGTGCTTCGTATCCTGGACTACAACGTCATTGTGTAataagaattatattttataaattgtttatttgctaATACAGTATAAGTTAAATaatgtgttgttttattttttacctaaaaaaacatGGATTGGTATTTGTGTCGAAAGTATTGCACATAATGTAATGTCACATTCTTGCACACACTTTATTAAGGTGACTTTGTGGATGCGTGTGTTACTAAATGgttgaacggattttgatgaaacaagTAATAGAGCTTATACTTATTCATCATTATGAGAATCTAACATCATACTGTAAAATTCATTCAAAAAAAAGTTAGTCGAGAAACATTTGAATATAAAACCTTTCTGCATTAAAAAATACTAGCGAGCCCAATCTAGGTTCTTACATAAGGGCAATCGGTATACCTCGCATATCGGAATAACGCAATATTTTTGTCTGAAATTAAAAAGGTGGGGCATATGCTGGTAAGGAGTAGAGGATATCTTAGCAGAAGTAAGGGCTCCCAGCTCCCACACAAAACTGCGATACGAAGAGATGCGGTACGTATCGCGATGCGATGGATGCGATTTTGTGCGGCAAACCATTTAGTAGGGCAACCATACCAAGTGTAGTGGCATGTAGTGGAGTGCCAACAACGGGACACCATAGATATAAGATCCCACTTCTGTTTGATAGGTTGATAATGCGTGATATGCCTTGTATTATTTATCAAGCGCAAATGTAAACAACAACATCTAAGatattttgagatttttttaaattttctatgaTCAAAATCAAGAAACAAATATCTATAGCGAAGTTAAGGAAACCAGTACATTTTCTTTTCTCACATAAAAAGCATTAAAATAAGACTTATTGAATGCCTTAATAATCTACATCTATGCACGACACGGTGGCTCGCACTTGACACACCACTACGGTGGTCAAGTGGGATGATgaattgatgattttttttagaatacAATTTTCATACATGTTTCTAATGTTCATAAACACCTGTACCTtcttctaaaaaatattattttttacaccgAATGAACTGATCActgaaatatttaactttttattaaattttgtgaAACAACACCTGTATTCCTGAACGAAGCTAGTTACGCGCGTGAACGTATAGTGCTGCCAAGAAAAAAACCTAATTTGTAAAGTTCTAATGGAAAAATCTGTGGTTtttcttatgaaatattttgtattatatggttATATAATCCAAAGAATTAAGGAATTATCAATAGGATTACATTAACAATTAAAAGCGGCATGAGCCATTCAATTGAACGATATAAAAGAGTTAAAATTCGTTGCTATGTGAGAAAGTAACTTTTCAAATAATCTTTATACAATTGGCAACACTTATATTCGCTTGTTTGAGCTTGAACGAAATTGTAAAGTGCTTATCAcgaattttaagtttttcctGGGTTTTTCTATGTtagaataaatgaaattattctGCGTAACTACATGACTAAGTACCGAGAGTAATTGTAGTAATTTTAGTGTTAATATAACAGTGTAACAGTAAGTGTTATTTACGGTGTATCGCACTTTCATTTTCGcatagttacaaaatattgcaaaatgacTTCTGCACTTTATTTAGAGCATTATTTGGATAGTCTTCAGCATCTTCCTATAGAATTACAgagaaattttaaattaatgcgTGATCTAGACGACCGTGCCCACGGACTAATGAGGACAATCGACCTTATGGCTGACGAGTTGTTACCAAATATTCCGAAAATGGACGAGGAGACCAAGAAAGAAAAGGTAAATACAATACAAGGCCTTTTCAATAAAGCTAAGGAGTACGGAGACGATAAAGTGCAACTCGCGATACAGACATATGAGTTGGTTGACAAGCACATACGTCGCCTTGACTCTGACCTCGCGCGGTTCGAATCTGAGATACAGGAGAAAGTAATGAGCGCACGTGCGGCGCAGCAGGCTGCCGCCGACCAGGAACCCAACGCTGCGACCGTCAAgaagggcaggaagaagaacaAGATGAACGACAAGACCACAGCTACAACAGGTAAAAAGAAGCGCGCTGGAGCGTCCAGCGAGGACGACGCCGTCGCGTCTGGCAGGTCGGCCGCCAAGAAAAAGGCGGTTCGCAAGGGTGCAACTGCCACTGCCAATGCATCTAAAGAACAAGAAGAAAATGCAGATTTGGATTCAGTTGGTGGCATGGCACATCCAAGTGACGTTCTGGACATGCCTGTCGATCCTAACGAGCCGACCTATTGCCTGTGTCATCAAGTGTCATACGGAGAGATGATAGGTTGTGATAACCCTGACTGTCCTATTGAGTGGTTCCACTTTGCCTGTGTTGACCTTAAAATCAAGCCTAAAGGTAAATGGTACTGCCCTAAGTGTACACAGGACAGAAAGAAGAAATGATCTACGGCCAAACCTCCAGCCAAGCAAACAGATAAGACTGTGACTATTAAGAAAGAAGTGAAGTGACTAGCTTTAGTTGTAAgctacattaatatattctagtATTTGTAGGTAAGACGTTAAATGTGAtgatattataatgtttatgtaaCTAAACTAAGACATATGGAGACAATTATACAATACTTGAAATGCATGTGCAATAATTGTGAAACTTAAGTTATTGTATTAAGCATCTATTGTTATGTCATCCGGACATGATAAGAGAAAACATAACATTATGGTAATGTTGAGTTTATTTATcaaatttatatattatgtCTATTGAGAGATACTTTATATATTAGCTGCCTTAACTGTACAAGGTGTATGGCGCTCACAATAAAGGGCAAGCTTCTCTTACAAATGTTGGATGTGTCATTTCAATTATgagaaaacaaactaaataaaaatgtacaattgcacaaaataatagtgttcaattaatattgttatgaaATAGCTGCCcttacttataataatattactacataaattataaataaatgaaattaatatataaaatgcTAGAAACAATAATAGCAGCTTGTATTGTTAAGGGTATTCTTATGATGTTATCATATGCCTTATTTAGCATTTATTCATAAATGGCATAATGACGCAGTCATAGTCTTAGGAAGTTTTTGATAAAGTTAGAACTAGTTTAAAGTTATCAAGAATTACTGTGCATTCTACGCATGCAGGATAAGTTAGGACTcctactttgttttgttttaagttgtAATTTAGCCTGTATGCATAGCatgacttaatttttttataacatttgtaTAAAGAAATGGCTTTCAATGGCTAGTTGCCTCACACATAATATACAAATAGTCTGAATAAATACTAATCACTGtcaaataataagttatttaaataagagGGTTGATATTGATTGTCCACACAGAGATATAGACAGATTTTGTTGGGCAGATACGGTTTTATTCtgctattgtatttttaagtacCACGTTCTGAATTACcctaatttaattttgacaacatttaaaaatattcaaccacaattattttggttttgcgAGTGACTTTCACTTTCTAACAAGAATCAATATggttatgaaattaattttgaaaaataagccAGTGTTTTCATAGGCTATTATTAGTAAACATTGatgtaaaaaaagatataataataattaaaaaatattattttgtagttacttgatttgataataaagtATTCAGTTACGAAATTATTGCATAATATTTCTAATAATGTATTAATCGAAAGAGAGACATTTCCTTCTAATTTCACAAATTGctgttattaaatatttcaatactgTACATATTATACATTTATGTCAATAAATCACAAAAATTGTTTAAATGGAATGGCCAAGTAATGTTAGGTAAAGGTGGACATGTAAATACAACTATTAATATAAGAAGATCCTATAGAAAATTTACGCCTGTAGTTAGTCCTATTTAACCACATTAAAAAGATATTAGTATTTTGAGTTCCGATtccttatttttaatgttacatGTTAGGTTGTATCTGTGAGACAAAAGCAATATAGTAATAATTATAGGCTCTAtgactgttttatttaaatattaagatatatttctaaatatttgaataattattgcagttattgacttattttttattagctggcaataaatattataatcaatGAGTACACcaaatattattagtattgtaACATATTATAGGTAAATTTTATATGATAATGTTACAAATTAATTGCAAGAGTTGGCAATCATTTTATGAAATGTATTGATAAGTATTGTCTATGGCACTGTACGCAGCGGCTCATGTTGATGAATTTTCCTTTCCATTGTGTGATGTGTATAGAAAATATTCCTATAAGTATGCTAAGCTAAGTTTGTCAGTCAGTGGTGAAGTTTATCTAACATGGGGCTTTGATTACAGGGTCTAAAGCCTATTGCATTCACAGTGCAGGAATGAATGGATGCACCATATCttgatacttatatttttaaataaggagAAATGAACTCGCATTTCATGATAGTCACAATTATGTGAAACCAATGTGATGATGAATTTGATAAGTTTGTACTGAATGTAATTTCTATACTCATTGTATCTATTGGCACTTTTACAttgaaatagaaaatgttaaatgtatctacatttattatttcaaatcaaATTAGCATCAAATTGTTCCTCAATTACAACACCAATaggaattaatgttttgttattgccattttattgtgtttaataaatattattaaatataaattatttgagttcttttttgaaaatttcccttaaaaaataatgttttacaaGTCCATGTTCTAttaacacactggtactcagttgcatccaattagactggaagccgagcccagcatagttgggaaaaggctaggcagatgatgagtccatgttctattttaatttgataaagcTGAAGATATTCTGAAGCTGGAAATCGCTTTAGTAGTTTCATGAATCCAGAGCAAGCTTTCACTTCTCGAGAAGAGAATCTAGCCACTGCGCTATGAAAAAGACTATATCCATGTTGAAAATACTATTAATATTACTTTAATTTCCATAAAgatttaatttgataaaatttgataaaaaatgataggaaataaaaataattccttcGATAAAGCTACGATAAACAAAATAGTGTACTATATAGT
This genomic interval from Helicoverpa zea isolate HzStark_Cry1AcR chromosome 18, ilHelZeax1.1, whole genome shotgun sequence contains the following:
- the LOC124638981 gene encoding inhibitor of growth protein 5; the encoded protein is MTSALYLEHYLDSLQHLPIELQRNFKLMRDLDDRAHGLMRTIDLMADELLPNIPKMDEETKKEKVNTIQGLFNKAKEYGDDKVQLAIQTYELVDKHIRRLDSDLARFESEIQEKVMSARAAQQAAADQEPNAATVKKGRKKNKMNDKTTATTGKKKRAGASSEDDAVASGRSAAKKKAVRKGATATANASKEQEENADLDSVGGMAHPSDVLDMPVDPNEPTYCLCHQVSYGEMIGCDNPDCPIEWFHFACVDLKIKPKGKWYCPKCTQDRKKK